A region from the Biomphalaria glabrata chromosome 14, xgBioGlab47.1, whole genome shotgun sequence genome encodes:
- the LOC106055198 gene encoding coiled-coil domain-containing protein 191-like isoform X1, whose protein sequence is MEENVYKTHLYRWQRQEKPRVLSRSNHIKSTDDIADWIKKVEEATDKATDVAFGLMPSGKQKGKVAVHQLSGQVRDNELALNEAQDLLSQWMNEKVRFDYDDGFDDLEAWRRARKNKDDILKKNGCEINEDDMSLERLTRMALEEEVDVDETAIYERVKRNALGDRDPYENLYELDESEAVQSVLKTMLSKEMVKDTFKKDLGLQKEPRTDPRTKMELRHKMVKENREKREKEGQKKKGDAQLKKEARLQAQQLLLKEQKEREIRARKEEMEMKKEMAKIRKEMHEERRKREEEIRREREEEEQLNKLAREELERQRAQEDRDILLTQRLENERKFKQLMKMEAIKSRITSKNLQCLHRHFTAWYDLVLSRRLLLGKVKAMSDWKLMLKIWGAWRSHVRSQKLDVEAEKHEREMIDSQKQMLKAVRHWTISTLRQCFLTWQLFAKECGERKELEKEQEQTKNKMMSLLKAVAEGKVGKQAKLNETLAPTKKTVQLGKFKDTQSDDLTIVSIEDQESSTPVVKLAWGESENAPTFRSETSISGLSESVSSRGRSLPKEPWQVTHQHLKLSKKDISNLTAQDGVVRQHTDLEIRKRFGTQPWMNKHFVANNFEHRYNAQQQTLKEQQNQLREQKRLIEELQYEQKQQSLKQRLAPGTVSSPLPPLEVLEVPPPGTQIPRGDNSVDAGKQNGKVTVEKNACQEINTKPGDVSGDETDRARQTTSRSEVTSVSQGTSSTACQNTKYLQVLKNMEQRAAERARIKAEREDKKRQQEEEKLAQIQKEQQEKLMEIEAEKRAKAAAYRQKKLLEKQKEEEKKRQEALLEEKNKIAEEHYRKAILKYRGLLPFKKLISLSKRNWLKSVKHRDKEILKKCFKAWKQFAAEERQGKEHLADQMHQFLVIKHSFHSWRNFKYHIQLLERRAERHYQDNLKTKLFQAWVEWVIVEKENFLSKMALASQHYISNLTRRTFNDWRYLKERQKREEERQARKLELRKKVASLIPDYAPPVSDSVHSSEDIV, encoded by the exons CACATAAAGTCTACAGATGACATAGCTGACTGGATTAAG aaaGTAGAAGAAGCCACAGACAAGGCTACAGATGTTGCCTTTGGTCTTATGCCTTcaggaaaacaaaaaggaaaagtGGCTGTTCATCAGTTGTCAGGTCAAGTAAGAGACAATGAGTTAGCCTTAAACGAAG cgcAAGATCTGCTGTCCCAGTGGATGAATGAAAAAGTAAGGTTTGATTACGATGATGGCTTTGATGATCTGGAAGCCTGGCGCAGAGCTAGAAAAAATAAAGATGACATCTTGAAGAAAAATGGCTGTGAAATCAATGAGGATGACATGTCCCTAGAAAGGCTGACAAGAATGGCATTGGAAGAAGAAGTTGATGTAGATGAAACTGCTATTTATGAGAGAGTGAAGCGTAATGCTCTGGGAGATAGAG ACCCATATGAGAATCTCTATGAGCTGGATGAAAGTGAAGCTGTCCAGTCAGTGTTGAAAACAATGTTGTCCAAGGAGATGGTGAAAGATACCTTCAA AAAAGATTTAGGCTTACAGAAGGAGCCCAGAACAGATCCACGTACCAAGATGGAACTGCGTCACAAAATGGTGAAAGAGaatagagaaaagagagaaaaagaaggtCAGAAGAAAAAGGGTGATGCCCAGTTGAAGAAAGAGGCCAGACTTCAAGCTCAGCAACTTTTGTTAAAG GAGCAAAAGGAACGAGAGATAAGGGCCAGGAAAGAGGAAATGGAGATGAAGAAAGAAATGGCGAAAATACGCAAAGAGATGCACGAGGAAAGAAGGAAGAGGGAGGAGGAGATCAGAAG ggaaagagaagaagaagaacaattGAACAAGTTGGCAAGAGAGGAACTAGAAAGACAGAGGGCTCAAGAAGATAGAGATATACTTTTAACCCAGAGActagaaaatgaaagaaagttCAAACAATTGATGAAAATGGAAGCCATTAAATCTAGAATAACTTCCAAAAATTTACAG tGTCTTCATAGACATTTTACAGCCTGGTATGATCTAGTTTTGTCCAGGCGTCTGCTCCTAGGTAAAGTCAAGGCCATGTCTGATTGGAAGCTTATGCTTAAAATCTGGGGTGCATGGCGGTCACATGTAAGAAGTCAGAAGCTAGATGTTGAGGCTGAGAAACATGAACGAGAAATGATTGATAGCCAAAA ACAAATGTTGAAGGCTGTAAGGCACTGGACCATCTCAACACTGCGTCAATGTTTTCTGACTTGGCAACTCTTTGCTAAGGAATGTGGAGAAAGAAAAGAGCTGGAAAAAGAACAGGAacaaacaaagaacaaaatgaTGTCACTGCTTAAGGCTGTAGCTGAAGGGAAAGTGGGGAAACAGGCAAAATTAAATGAAACTTTAGCACCAACTAAGAAAACAGTCCAACTTGGCAAGTTTAAAGATACTCAGTCAGATGATTTGACTATAGTTAGTATAGAA GATCAAGAGTCTAGCACACCTGTTGTCAAACTGGCTTGGGGAGAAAGTGAGAATGCTCCAACCTTTCGCAGTGAAACCTCCATCAGTGGACTAAGTGAGTCCGTCTCTAGTCGAGGGAGATCACTCCCTAAGGAACCTTGGCAAGTTACTCACCAGCATTTAAAGTTATCTAAAAAGGACATTTCAAATCTCACAGCTCAGGATGGAGTTGTCAGGCAGCACACAGatttagaaataagaaaaag GTTTGGTACCCAGCCCTGGATGAACAAGCACTTTGTGGCCAACAATTTTGAACACCGCTACAACGCTCAGCAGCAGACACTGAAGGAACAGCAGAATCAGCTTAGGGAGCAGAAAAGACTGATTGAGGAGCTTCAGTATGAGCAAAAGCAGCAGAGTTTGAAACAAAGGCTAGCCCCTGGAACAGTTTCTTCTCCTCTACCTCCTCTTGAAGTCTTAGAAG TTCCTCCACCAGGTACACAGATACCAAGGGGAGACAACTCTGTAGATGCTGGGAAACAGAATGGAAAAGTGACGGTTGAGAAAAATGCTTGTCAGGAAATTAATACAAAACCTGGAGACGTTAGTGGGGATGAAACTGACag GGCAAGGCAAACAACTTCAAGATCTGAAGTGACTTCAGTATCTCAAGGAACTTCTTCTACAGCTTGtcagaacacaaaatatttgcaagttttaaaaa ATATGGAACAGAGAGCTGCTGAGAGGGCCAGGATCAAAGCAGAGAGGGAAGATAAGAAAAGGCAgcaagaagaagaaaagctg GCTCAGATTCAAAAGGAACAGCAAGAAAAACTAATGGAAATTGAGGCTGAAAAACGTGCCAAAGCAGCAGCCTATAGACAGAAAAAACTCTTGGAAAAGCAG aaagaggaagagaaaaaaagacaagaagCTCTTCtggaagagaaaaacaaaatagctGAAGAGCACTACAGAAAAGCTATTCTCAAATACAGAGGATTGCTTCCCTTTAAAAAGCTGATCTCCTTGTCCAAGAGAAACTGGTTGAAGTCTGTGAAACACAGGGATAAAGAAATCCTGAA aaaatgttttaaagcaTGGAAACAGTTTGCCGCAGAAGAAAGGCAAGGGAAAGAACATTTGGCTGATCAaatgcatcaatttttagttatCAAACATAGTTTTCATTCTTGGAGAAAT TTCAAGTATCACATACAGTTGTTGGAGCGCAGAGCTGAAAGACACTATCAGGATAAcctcaaaacaaaattatttcaagcATGGGTAGAATGGGTGATTGtcgaaaaagaaaattttttgaGTAAAATGGCTCTAGCAAGTCAGCACTATATAAG TAATTTGACAAGAAGAACATTTAATGATTGGAGGTATTTGAAAGAGCGTCAGAAGCGAGAAGAAGAAAGACAAGCTAGAAAACTAGAACTTAGAAAGAAAGTAGCCTCACTCAT
- the LOC106055198 gene encoding coiled-coil domain-containing protein 191-like isoform X2, translated as MPSGKQKGKVAVHQLSGQVRDNELALNEAQDLLSQWMNEKVRFDYDDGFDDLEAWRRARKNKDDILKKNGCEINEDDMSLERLTRMALEEEVDVDETAIYERVKRNALGDRDPYENLYELDESEAVQSVLKTMLSKEMVKDTFKKDLGLQKEPRTDPRTKMELRHKMVKENREKREKEGQKKKGDAQLKKEARLQAQQLLLKEQKEREIRARKEEMEMKKEMAKIRKEMHEERRKREEEIRREREEEEQLNKLAREELERQRAQEDRDILLTQRLENERKFKQLMKMEAIKSRITSKNLQCLHRHFTAWYDLVLSRRLLLGKVKAMSDWKLMLKIWGAWRSHVRSQKLDVEAEKHEREMIDSQKQMLKAVRHWTISTLRQCFLTWQLFAKECGERKELEKEQEQTKNKMMSLLKAVAEGKVGKQAKLNETLAPTKKTVQLGKFKDTQSDDLTIVSIEDQESSTPVVKLAWGESENAPTFRSETSISGLSESVSSRGRSLPKEPWQVTHQHLKLSKKDISNLTAQDGVVRQHTDLEIRKRFGTQPWMNKHFVANNFEHRYNAQQQTLKEQQNQLREQKRLIEELQYEQKQQSLKQRLAPGTVSSPLPPLEVLEVPPPGTQIPRGDNSVDAGKQNGKVTVEKNACQEINTKPGDVSGDETDRARQTTSRSEVTSVSQGTSSTACQNTKYLQVLKNMEQRAAERARIKAEREDKKRQQEEEKLAQIQKEQQEKLMEIEAEKRAKAAAYRQKKLLEKQKEEEKKRQEALLEEKNKIAEEHYRKAILKYRGLLPFKKLISLSKRNWLKSVKHRDKEILKKCFKAWKQFAAEERQGKEHLADQMHQFLVIKHSFHSWRNFKYHIQLLERRAERHYQDNLKTKLFQAWVEWVIVEKENFLSKMALASQHYISNLTRRTFNDWRYLKERQKREEERQARKLELRKKVASLIPDYAPPVSDSVHSSEDIV; from the exons ATGCCTTcaggaaaacaaaaaggaaaagtGGCTGTTCATCAGTTGTCAGGTCAAGTAAGAGACAATGAGTTAGCCTTAAACGAAG cgcAAGATCTGCTGTCCCAGTGGATGAATGAAAAAGTAAGGTTTGATTACGATGATGGCTTTGATGATCTGGAAGCCTGGCGCAGAGCTAGAAAAAATAAAGATGACATCTTGAAGAAAAATGGCTGTGAAATCAATGAGGATGACATGTCCCTAGAAAGGCTGACAAGAATGGCATTGGAAGAAGAAGTTGATGTAGATGAAACTGCTATTTATGAGAGAGTGAAGCGTAATGCTCTGGGAGATAGAG ACCCATATGAGAATCTCTATGAGCTGGATGAAAGTGAAGCTGTCCAGTCAGTGTTGAAAACAATGTTGTCCAAGGAGATGGTGAAAGATACCTTCAA AAAAGATTTAGGCTTACAGAAGGAGCCCAGAACAGATCCACGTACCAAGATGGAACTGCGTCACAAAATGGTGAAAGAGaatagagaaaagagagaaaaagaaggtCAGAAGAAAAAGGGTGATGCCCAGTTGAAGAAAGAGGCCAGACTTCAAGCTCAGCAACTTTTGTTAAAG GAGCAAAAGGAACGAGAGATAAGGGCCAGGAAAGAGGAAATGGAGATGAAGAAAGAAATGGCGAAAATACGCAAAGAGATGCACGAGGAAAGAAGGAAGAGGGAGGAGGAGATCAGAAG ggaaagagaagaagaagaacaattGAACAAGTTGGCAAGAGAGGAACTAGAAAGACAGAGGGCTCAAGAAGATAGAGATATACTTTTAACCCAGAGActagaaaatgaaagaaagttCAAACAATTGATGAAAATGGAAGCCATTAAATCTAGAATAACTTCCAAAAATTTACAG tGTCTTCATAGACATTTTACAGCCTGGTATGATCTAGTTTTGTCCAGGCGTCTGCTCCTAGGTAAAGTCAAGGCCATGTCTGATTGGAAGCTTATGCTTAAAATCTGGGGTGCATGGCGGTCACATGTAAGAAGTCAGAAGCTAGATGTTGAGGCTGAGAAACATGAACGAGAAATGATTGATAGCCAAAA ACAAATGTTGAAGGCTGTAAGGCACTGGACCATCTCAACACTGCGTCAATGTTTTCTGACTTGGCAACTCTTTGCTAAGGAATGTGGAGAAAGAAAAGAGCTGGAAAAAGAACAGGAacaaacaaagaacaaaatgaTGTCACTGCTTAAGGCTGTAGCTGAAGGGAAAGTGGGGAAACAGGCAAAATTAAATGAAACTTTAGCACCAACTAAGAAAACAGTCCAACTTGGCAAGTTTAAAGATACTCAGTCAGATGATTTGACTATAGTTAGTATAGAA GATCAAGAGTCTAGCACACCTGTTGTCAAACTGGCTTGGGGAGAAAGTGAGAATGCTCCAACCTTTCGCAGTGAAACCTCCATCAGTGGACTAAGTGAGTCCGTCTCTAGTCGAGGGAGATCACTCCCTAAGGAACCTTGGCAAGTTACTCACCAGCATTTAAAGTTATCTAAAAAGGACATTTCAAATCTCACAGCTCAGGATGGAGTTGTCAGGCAGCACACAGatttagaaataagaaaaag GTTTGGTACCCAGCCCTGGATGAACAAGCACTTTGTGGCCAACAATTTTGAACACCGCTACAACGCTCAGCAGCAGACACTGAAGGAACAGCAGAATCAGCTTAGGGAGCAGAAAAGACTGATTGAGGAGCTTCAGTATGAGCAAAAGCAGCAGAGTTTGAAACAAAGGCTAGCCCCTGGAACAGTTTCTTCTCCTCTACCTCCTCTTGAAGTCTTAGAAG TTCCTCCACCAGGTACACAGATACCAAGGGGAGACAACTCTGTAGATGCTGGGAAACAGAATGGAAAAGTGACGGTTGAGAAAAATGCTTGTCAGGAAATTAATACAAAACCTGGAGACGTTAGTGGGGATGAAACTGACag GGCAAGGCAAACAACTTCAAGATCTGAAGTGACTTCAGTATCTCAAGGAACTTCTTCTACAGCTTGtcagaacacaaaatatttgcaagttttaaaaa ATATGGAACAGAGAGCTGCTGAGAGGGCCAGGATCAAAGCAGAGAGGGAAGATAAGAAAAGGCAgcaagaagaagaaaagctg GCTCAGATTCAAAAGGAACAGCAAGAAAAACTAATGGAAATTGAGGCTGAAAAACGTGCCAAAGCAGCAGCCTATAGACAGAAAAAACTCTTGGAAAAGCAG aaagaggaagagaaaaaaagacaagaagCTCTTCtggaagagaaaaacaaaatagctGAAGAGCACTACAGAAAAGCTATTCTCAAATACAGAGGATTGCTTCCCTTTAAAAAGCTGATCTCCTTGTCCAAGAGAAACTGGTTGAAGTCTGTGAAACACAGGGATAAAGAAATCCTGAA aaaatgttttaaagcaTGGAAACAGTTTGCCGCAGAAGAAAGGCAAGGGAAAGAACATTTGGCTGATCAaatgcatcaatttttagttatCAAACATAGTTTTCATTCTTGGAGAAAT TTCAAGTATCACATACAGTTGTTGGAGCGCAGAGCTGAAAGACACTATCAGGATAAcctcaaaacaaaattatttcaagcATGGGTAGAATGGGTGATTGtcgaaaaagaaaattttttgaGTAAAATGGCTCTAGCAAGTCAGCACTATATAAG TAATTTGACAAGAAGAACATTTAATGATTGGAGGTATTTGAAAGAGCGTCAGAAGCGAGAAGAAGAAAGACAAGCTAGAAAACTAGAACTTAGAAAGAAAGTAGCCTCACTCAT